The DNA sequence tcctcctacttatatcttttcttcttttgaaaaaataaattaatagaaaataaattgtgaatgagtacgaaaaaatggaaattgtgaatgagtacgaaaaaatgtaaaaccattggaaagcaaaatctacatcatataacaacattcccttcatatccaacctaatacaaaaaaaaaaaaaaacacaaatgcaatatagtttattgatatcaaataataaagaataaattcttgtcaactgtaaagtattgaaaaaaaattttctctttttataaaaatattgtggtcctgaaaaggaccgattgtttttgtaaaaaaagttggcttttaatatgtcaaaaatttaagcacGTTCTCCACGAATACGTCTGGCCAATTGGATATCCTTGGGCATGATGGTGACACGCTTAGCATGGATAGCGCACAAGTTGGTATCTTCGAATAGACCAACCAAGTAGGCTTCGCTAGCTTCTTGCAAGGCCATGACAGCAGAACTCTGGAAACGCAAGTCAGTTTTGAAATCTTGGGCAATTTCACGAACCAAACGTTGGAAAGGCAATTTGCGGATCAACAATTCTGTGCTCTTTTGGTAACGACGGATTTCACGCAAAGCAACGGTACCAGGGCGGAAACGATGGGGCTTCTTGACACCGCCGGTGGCTGGGGCACTCTTACGAGCAGCTTTAGTAGCCAATTGCTTACGAGGGGCTTTGCCACCGGTAGATTTACGGGCAGTTTGCTTGGTACGAGCCATTTTTCACTTTAATTCTTCACTTCACAAGATATGAACACAAAcactgtcaaaacgttattactTGTGTGccgattttttttgattttcaaaaagttcATTTTTATTCCATTAAATCAACTATATACGTACATAAGTAGAACTGaacttaagaaattaaattattgatAACCAATCATATGAAGTACTAACTTCCTTCATTCTCAAACTCAAATAAACTCTTGCTGCAGATCTACCACAGACACAACTTCCTaacaaaaaacaactaaaaaatgTCATCTCCAGTCCGTCTCAAAAATTtgggaatacaaaaaaaaaagacaaaagttaatataaaatgaaaacttAAAGCTAGGgcttaaaactatggcttaaaaCTAAGGatatttacaatatttacaaaatatatttacaatgtCCACCTAAGTGGTCAGGTCTACTGCGCAGTCAAATAGACCGTGTCGTCAAGGTCATAAGTCCCATACCTTCTGTGATAGAACAATAATTGTCCATCCCTGTACAACATTCCATTCTCCTCTAGGCCCAGAAGTGAGGCCGGCGACAAGTGGGTCCTGCCAGTAAGACTGTCAACGTCCCCCCGAAAGCCCAACATGTCAACAACCATTCCGTTTGGAACAGTCTCCGAGTCTCGCAAAAATACCAGAGCATCCCTCATCATCACCACATCAATACGCAACACATTCGCACAATCATACACTGCCCTCGCAGAGGGACTTCGCACCGTGCCATCATCCAAAACCATGGGTCTCATACCAACACACGCCCTCAAGATGCCTCTCTCCCATATCCTAAGTCTCTCCATCTGCGCAGACGAAATGCCAGCCCAAACGGGGAAGGCGTAGGTTATGACAGGTCGCACTATCTGACTGTAAATCAGAAGTTTGACCCGTTGAGAGAGGCCTCCCCTCATAGCAATCAGCCTCCTATACGCAAAATAAATACCCTTGCCCTTCGCCAAGGTGTAATCCAAGTGCCTACGAAACGAGAATCCAGTATCAAAGACCACGCCAAGGTACTTCAGCGAGTCCGTCACGACAACAGAAGTGCCAGCGATCAACACCTCAGGTCGAAATGACACGAAATTGGGAAATACCGTGCCAGGTCGCCCAGTGATGACGACCGCAGAACACTTCCTGACATTCAGCCTGAGTCTCCACTTGGAGAAATAGCTGTGCAAATCCTCCAAGTAGAGATTAAGACCACGCTCAATCGAACCGGCCCTGGGACCAGAAAACGCAACCATAACATCGTCTGCATACGCTAGCAGCAAGCCCCTTTCGGGTGGTTCAGGGATATCACttgcaaaaatattatagaGTATCGGCCCAAGGAGTGAACCTTGGGGCACACCCACTGAAACATTCCTCCAAGTCGACATTCCATCACCTACTCTCACAGCAAAAGAGCGATCCCGCAAGAAACTTGCTACCATCCCACACAGACGCTCACCAAAGCCGAAGCGGGACATCTTGTACAAAATCCCGTCATGCCACACAGAATCAAACGCCTTGGCGAAGTCAAGGCCAACAGCAATTGTACCATACCTCCTCCCCAGAGACCTAACAACATGCGTCGAGAAAACACCCAATGCGTGAGATGTGGACAGACCTCGCCTGAACCCGAACTGGAAATCCTTGAAGACCCCATTCTCCTCCGCGAACGACCTAATCCTTTCTAGGacgaaaaattcaaaaagtttGCCAAACGATGACAACATTGAGATCGGTCTGTAGCCCGAACAATCTTCACGAGAGCCGCCAGCTTTCGGTATTGGAATGACAACTGCCTTTTTCCACGCCTTTGGGAAGTATCCCAAATTAAGGCAGTGGTTAAAGAGGACAGCTAGAAATCCAAAAACCAAGATGCCAGCTCTCTTGATGACTGTATCCGGGATACCGTCCAACCCAGAAGATCTCTTGGCAGGCCTTAATGCCAAGGCCTGCCCAATATCATCAGGCCTGACAAACCCTCCGTCAGCCCAGAGAGAACGATCCGATATCATTGCCCCATCCGCAGAAAATGTGccacaaaatgttgtcagaggCGGCCCTCGTCCAATACCATCCGCAACCACGCCGACATTATTGGCGAAGTCGTCATCATTCATATTAACGGGCGCAGAAGACTGCAGGAAGTCGGCTAGAACCTCTGCTTTGTGAGCATCGACAGTCGCCTGACTACCGTCAGGACAACGCAAAGCACCAACAGAGATTCCTGTCGACAAACCGGCAGCCCTTTTCACCCGTCCATATGTCCGATTATCCACCTTAATGCCACGAAGATAACGCTTCAGCCGATCCTCCTCAAACCGTCTTATAGAACCGTCAATGACAACATTAAGCTCACCAATCATAGCCCTGATCTCAGATCGCCTCTCAGGATCTGGCGTCCTGCGAGCCGTCCTACAAAGCCCACGCCGCTCACGAATAAGGCCAACCAAATAAGGCGGAAGATCAGGAAGAGATTTCCTATTCCTAACTCTGGGCACAGAACGGTCCACAGCCTCACGAAACACATTCACCAAACCATCCACACAGTCATCAATCTCATTCACTGTGACATTTCTGTCAACCGGAAGCATGTGCCCCTCCAAACCATTCATAAGATGAGACCTAAATCTTCTCACATTCATACGTCTATAATCTAAATATCCAACTCGCTCTCGCCTAGCAACATCATTCACACTCAGAAACAAACAAATAGCCCTATGGTCTGACTCAAAATCCACCGCATCCACAAGCCCCCCAGGGTTCAACACAGGAAGACCAGGGGAgatcaaaaataaatctataaatgACCCGTAATCGCCATTTGGCCTGGTAGGTCTATTCGCAGCACAAGCTACTAAATTCGGCGAATTCAGAAGGAATTCGGCGAATCTTCTACCCCTATGATCCAACTCGTTGCCACCCCAGGATGGATGCCTCGCATTGAGATCAGCACCAACAACTACTTCGCCCTCATCATATAATGAAAGAATCGCATTAAAATCATCCACACGCAAAGCAATAGACGGAGGCAGGTACAATGAAACAAACGAAATCGAAGACCCATCATTCATCCACACTCTAACAGCACACGACTCAACCACACCAGTATCAAGCACAATCTCATCACACCTGAAGTCATCTCTTACCACGACAGCCGTCCCACCTCCAGACCGACCCTGTCTATCCCTGCGAAACACCCGATAACCATCGATGGCGAATGTATGAGAGGCCGAAAGCTTATGTTCCGCCAATAGCAAAACATCTGGCTTTCGTTCTCTCATAAACATTGCCAAAAAATGTCTCTTGCTCAGGGATATGCAAGAGTTGACGTTCAGAAACACACAATTCAATTCACACATTGACAAGCACACGCATCATGGCCAAAAGGGCCTCATTCTCACCTTTTTCCTTAACCAGTCTTTCATATCGTGGAGCAAATTCCCTCATTCGGGCAAAAACTCCAATGAAATCCCCACCAAAGACACGCTGACAGGCGTCGAACATGTCGGGCTTACGATTTGAGGCACCTGATGAGGGTACCCCCTTCGTAATTCCAACGCCACTTCTGACAGCGAGGGGGGGATTTGGGCGCGCACCTAGGGCGGCAGCATATGACATGCTAGCAACGCGATCAGATTTAGCTTTGGCTTTCGCCTTAGCTTCCTCTTTACGCTTTGCAAGCGCTGCCATAATGGCTACCCTACGTGGGCACTCCAAGGAGCCAGCCGTATGCCCCACGACATCACAGTTCACACATCTCACAGGGGGGCACTCTGAAACCACTCCAGAAATCGGGTCAATAACGCCCTGAGCAGCAATCTCCCTAGAGGGGATATGACAGTCCCCCGGTCCATGAGCGCCCCCACACTTCACACAGCGAAGAGGCATACTACAATTCTCGGAGACATGTCCAAACCTTTGGCAGCGGAAACATTGGGGGGGACCCTTCGATTTGTCCTTGGTGAACCGAACTACGCAGTCGAGGACTGTCCGTAACTTGTACAGCTCCTCGACGTCACTAGTTCGGTCCACGCGCAGGACCCATTTGTCCTCAGCGATATTCTTCACACTCAGTATGCTGAGCTTGAAAGTGATTTTCTCCCCCGAGAAAAATCCTAAAACCTCCTGCTCACTATACTCACTCGAAAGTCCGTGAAGGACAATGGTGTAGGGCAAAACACACTTTGGTGTATGAGTGTGGCCCATATACTTTCGATCCCTAAAAATCGACGTGACCTTCTCAAAGTTCTTCAGACCCTTcacctttacattaatcaccccTTTTCTTACCATTTTTATATGGAAGTCACCATTCTTCAACGTCCTATTTAAAATATTGGCTATCTCCCTTATACTTGTCTCGTATAATGTTATCGCCGGCATCATACCATCAGTGTTGATTTTCTTCTCCTTCGGTGTATCTTCTTTAGGCTTGGTTGCCGCAGTcttcttcttcttatttttgCCTTTCGCCTCTATTAAAGTGGGGAACTGCTCATTCGCTTTCGACGCTTTGGGTATTGCGCCTGTTGGGGCCTTCTTTAATGCTTCTGCAGTTGACATCGAGGCCACTGTTGCCGGCGGTGCAACAAATTCCATCTTCGCAGTGCCGGGGACTTCGGCTGCCCCGACCGACAAAACATCATCTATCTCTTCTGAGACCATGCCATCCATACCACTTTCAATGGCAGTATCGTTGTGAGTGACTGTTCTACCAGCGCCACTCAATGCCTGAATCTCAGCTCTCAGTCTGTTATTTTCTTCGACCAGCATTGAAATGGTTCCATTTAGTTCGCTAATGGTACCATTGAGCTTCTCAACTGCTAGCT is a window from the Haematobia irritans isolate KBUSLIRL unplaced genomic scaffold, ASM5000362v1 scaffold_6, whole genome shotgun sequence genome containing:
- the LOC142242686 gene encoding histone H3, which codes for MARTKQTARKSTGGKAPRKQLATKAARKSAPATGGVKKPHRFRPGTVALREIRRYQKSTELLIRKLPFQRLVREIAQDFKTDLRFQSSAVMALQEASEAYLVGLFEDTNLCAIHAKRVTIMPKDIQLARRIRGERA